The segment TGGCCGGCGCCGCGCTGCCGGGCGGCAGCCCGCGCGTGAGCTGCTCGGCAATGGCTTCGGCCTGCTTGCGGTCGACCGCGCCGATCAGCGTCACCACCGCGCGCTGCGCGCCGTAGTTGTCGCGCCAGAACCTGACAATGTCGTCGCGCGTGATCGACGCCACGCTGTCCGGGGTCGCGGCCACGCCGTAGGGATGGTCGGGATACATGGCCTTGGCCAGCGCCTTGTCGGCGATCACGCCGGGCTTGGCGTCGGCTTCGCGGATGGCGGTGATCAGGCGCTGCTTCTCTCGCCCGACCACAGCGTCCGGGTAGGTCGGCGCCTTGATCAGTTGCGCGGCCAGCGCGACCGACTGGTCCAGCTCCGGCTGGGCGGTCAGCGTGCGCAGCCCGATGCCGCCGCGGTCGCCGCCGGCGGCGCCGCCAAAGGCGGCGCCGGTATCGGCAAAGCCATCGGCGATCTTCGCTTCATCGCGCGCCGGCTGGCCTTCCAGCGCCGCGGCGCCCTTGTCCAGCAGCGCGGCGGTCAGCGTGGCCAGCCCGGCCTTGCCCGGCGGGTCATAGCGACTGCCGGCGTCGAAGTCGATATTGACGTCGAGCATCGGGATCGACGGGCTATGCACAAAGAACACCCTGGCGCCGGTTGACGCGGTCCAGTGCTCGATCGGGATCGCGGCCTGCGCCAGTTGCGCAGCCAGCAGGACCACGGCGCCCAATGCGGCGCCGGCCAGTTTGCGCAGCGCACGCTGCGGGGTGGTGACGGACTGAGTCATCGCCTTTCCTCAGTGGCGCAGGCCCGACGGGGCCTGGGACTTGGGCTTGTTCGGATCGATCGGCTGCGGCACCAGCGTGGCCACGGTCAGGTTGTCGTCGTTGAAATACTTCGCGGCGACGGCCTGCACCTGCGCCGGCGTGACGGCCTTGATCTTGTCGAGCATGCGGTCGATCTGGCGCCAGGAGATATCCGAGATCTCGGACACGCCGATTTCCATGCCCTGCCCGAACACCGAATCACGCTTGTAGATCTGGCCGGCCACCACCTGCGCCTTGACGCGCTTGAGCTCCTCCGGCGACACGCCCTCCTTGGCGATGCGCTGGACCTCGGCGCGCAGCGCGCGCTCGATCTCGTCGGTGTTGTGGCCTGTGGCGGGCGTGCCGTCGAGCACGAACAGCGACTCGCCGCGGTTGATGCTGTCATAGCCGACGTTGACGTCGTCGGCCAGGCGCTGCTCGCGCACCAGTTCGCGCGTCAGTCGTGCGTTGTCGTAGCCGTTGAGCACGGCCGCCAGCACCTCCAGCGCGTAGGGGTCGACGTCCTTCTCGATATCGCGCAGGCGCGGCACCTTGTAGGCCATCACCATGTACTGGTTCTCGGCCGGCGCCTTGACCCAGATGCGCTTGATGCCCTTTTGCGCCGGCTCTTCCTGGTCCTTGCGCAGCGGCAGCGTACGCGGCTTGAGCTTGCCGTAATAGCGCTCGGCCAGGGCGCGCACTTCCTCGGCCTTGACGTCGCCGGTGACAATCACCATGGCGTTGTTGGGCACGTACCAGTGGCGGTACCACTCCTTGACGTCGTCCACGCGCATATTGACCAGGTCGTCCATCCAGCCGATCACCGGGTGGCGGTACGCGGCGGCGGTGTAGACCGTGGCCAGCAACTGCTCATAGACGGTGCCGCGCGCGGAGTCATCGGTGCGCAGGCGGCGTTCTTCCATCACCACCTTCATCTCGCGTTCGAACTCGTCCTTGGTGATGACGAGGTTGGCCATGCGGTCGGCCTCCAGCTCCATCATCCTCGGCAGGTACTGCTTGCCGATCTGCTGGTAGTACATGGTGAAGTCGCGGTTGGTCATGGCGTTCTCACGCCCGCCCAGCGCGGCCACCTGCTTGGAGAACTCGCCCACGCCGACCTTGGGCGTGCCCTTGAACATCATGTGCTCGAGCATGTGCGCCACGCCGGTGGTGCCGCTGACCTCGTCGATGCCGCCCACGCGGTACCAGATCTGGTGCGCCACCGTGGGCGCGCGGTGGTCTTCCTTGACGATCAGCCGCAGCCCGTTGGACAGGCGGTATTCGGTCGTGCCATGCGCGGTCGCGCCGGCCGGGGCGGTCTGCGTGCCGGGCATCGGCGAAGCCACCACGCCCTGCGCCCCTGCCGGCATCGACCACGGCA is part of the Cupriavidus necator genome and harbors:
- a CDS encoding M16 family metallopeptidase, with amino-acid sequence MTQSVTTPQRALRKLAGAALGAVVLLAAQLAQAAIPIEHWTASTGARVFFVHSPSIPMLDVNIDFDAGSRYDPPGKAGLATLTAALLDKGAAALEGQPARDEAKIADGFADTGAAFGGAAGGDRGGIGLRTLTAQPELDQSVALAAQLIKAPTYPDAVVGREKQRLITAIREADAKPGVIADKALAKAMYPDHPYGVAATPDSVASITRDDIVRFWRDNYGAQRAVVTLIGAVDRKQAEAIAEQLTRGLPPGSAAPAMPQVRLNIAPSEQRMPHPAQQSSVAIGQPAIARGDPDYFALLVGNYVLGGGGFSSRLTDEVREKRGLTYGVDSYFAPSKQPGPFGISLQTKKAQTDEALALVRQVLARFVAEGPTEKELRAAKDNLINGFPLRIDNNRKLLTNVANIGWYGLPLDYLDTWTAQIGKVTREQVRAAFQRHVRPDNMATVIVGGPVAAPATAARQ
- a CDS encoding M16 family metallopeptidase gives rise to the protein MNHCAVLAAAGAQGTKACVATRFQRLSPSSKPLPARAARLARRVIPTLLLALLPWSMPAGAQGVVASPMPGTQTAPAGATAHGTTEYRLSNGLRLIVKEDHRAPTVAHQIWYRVGGIDEVSGTTGVAHMLEHMMFKGTPKVGVGEFSKQVAALGGRENAMTNRDFTMYYQQIGKQYLPRMMELEADRMANLVITKDEFEREMKVVMEERRLRTDDSARGTVYEQLLATVYTAAAYRHPVIGWMDDLVNMRVDDVKEWYRHWYVPNNAMVIVTGDVKAEEVRALAERYYGKLKPRTLPLRKDQEEPAQKGIKRIWVKAPAENQYMVMAYKVPRLRDIEKDVDPYALEVLAAVLNGYDNARLTRELVREQRLADDVNVGYDSINRGESLFVLDGTPATGHNTDEIERALRAEVQRIAKEGVSPEELKRVKAQVVAGQIYKRDSVFGQGMEIGVSEISDISWRQIDRMLDKIKAVTPAQVQAVAAKYFNDDNLTVATLVPQPIDPNKPKSQAPSGLRH